A region of Nocardioides alkalitolerans DNA encodes the following proteins:
- a CDS encoding SAM-dependent methyltransferase, translating into MTVHFVGAGPGAADLLTLRAARMLEAADVVLYPGTYLDAAVLGHCRAGARLVDTQDLDLDAITTALVEADRDGADVVRLTSGDPSLYSALFEQTRRLDAAGVAWDVTPGVPAYAAAAARVGRELTVPLVAQSVVLTRTQARSTAMPDGERLEAFAATGATLVLHLAVTRTRALAADLSASYGADCPVAVVYRASQPGEQVLTGTLGDIADAVEAAGLRQAAVILVGRALAGPTATGAGESYLYDAERDRSLKRTGPGA; encoded by the coding sequence GTGACCGTCCACTTCGTCGGCGCCGGGCCCGGCGCGGCCGACCTCCTCACGCTCCGCGCCGCGCGGATGCTGGAGGCGGCGGACGTCGTGCTCTACCCGGGCACCTACCTCGACGCCGCCGTGCTCGGCCACTGCCGCGCGGGCGCGCGCCTCGTCGACACCCAGGACCTCGACCTCGACGCCATCACCACCGCGCTCGTGGAGGCCGACCGCGACGGCGCGGACGTCGTGCGCCTGACCTCCGGCGACCCGTCGCTCTACTCGGCGCTCTTCGAGCAGACCCGACGGCTCGACGCGGCGGGCGTGGCGTGGGACGTGACGCCCGGGGTCCCGGCGTACGCCGCCGCCGCCGCCCGCGTCGGGCGCGAGCTGACGGTGCCCCTCGTCGCCCAGTCCGTCGTGCTGACCCGCACGCAGGCGCGGTCGACGGCCATGCCCGACGGCGAGCGGCTGGAGGCCTTCGCGGCGACCGGCGCCACGCTCGTCCTCCACCTCGCGGTGACGCGCACCCGCGCGCTGGCGGCGGACCTGAGCGCGTCGTACGGCGCGGACTGTCCCGTCGCGGTGGTCTACCGCGCCTCGCAGCCGGGGGAGCAGGTGCTCACCGGCACGCTCGGCGACATCGCCGACGCGGTCGAGGCGGCGGGCCTGCGTCAGGCTGCCGTCATCCTCGTCGGGCGTGCGCTCGCCGGGCCGACGGCGACGGGCGCGGGGGAGTCGTACCTCTACGACGCGGAGCGCGACCGGTCGCTCAAGCGGACGGGACCGGGGGCGTAG
- a CDS encoding organic hydroperoxide resistance protein: MPTSIAYTASATATGDGRNGHARTSDGQIDVELVVPKEMGGAGGGTNPEQLFATGYAACFLGALKAGAKQHGIELQDVAITAEVGIGPREDNGFGLAVKLIAEFGGGVSQEDAEKAVEVGHSICPYTHATKGNVDVVTEVEVA, from the coding sequence ATGCCCACCTCGATCGCGTACACCGCTTCTGCCACGGCCACCGGCGACGGCCGCAACGGCCACGCGCGCACCTCGGACGGCCAGATCGACGTCGAGCTCGTCGTGCCGAAGGAGATGGGCGGCGCGGGCGGCGGCACCAACCCCGAGCAGCTCTTCGCGACGGGCTACGCCGCGTGCTTCCTCGGCGCGCTCAAGGCCGGCGCCAAGCAGCACGGCATCGAGCTCCAGGACGTCGCCATCACCGCCGAGGTCGGCATCGGCCCGCGTGAGGACAACGGCTTCGGCCTGGCGGTGAAGCTCATCGCCGAGTTCGGCGGCGGCGTCTCGCAGGAGGACGCGGAGAAGGCGGTCGAGGTCGGCCACTCGATCTGCCCCTACACCCACGCCACCAAGGGCAACGTCGACGTCGTCACCGAGGTCGAGGTCGCCTGA
- the cbiE gene encoding precorrin-6y C5,15-methyltransferase (decarboxylating) subunit CbiE — MNHSRPVVTVVGVGADGWPGVPERLRSLVASAEVLLGGERHLALVPPVAGQVRAAWPRPLRAGLPGLLDEHAGRRVVALASGDPLVSGIGTTLVDHLGADAVRIEPAVSSVALAHARLGWATESTVVVSAVARDVRRVLRELAPGRRVVVLSSDAGTPADLAALLTMSGWGPSRMTVLGDLGADDESRLEATAAAWADDPPAFPALTVVAVEARADGEGAVVSWAPGLPDEAFENDGQLTKRDLRAAALARLAPAPGGLLWDVGAGAGSVGIEWMRAHPTCRTVAVESDPTRAARVRRNAGRLGVPDLRVVTGRAPDALVDLPAPDAVFVGGGATRPGVLEACVAALRPGGRLVVHGVTVETEALLARWYGALGGELTRTSVETATPIGSFRGFTPARAVTQWAWTTTREESS, encoded by the coding sequence GTGAACCACTCCCGTCCCGTCGTCACCGTCGTCGGGGTCGGTGCCGACGGCTGGCCCGGCGTGCCCGAGCGGCTGCGCTCGCTCGTCGCGTCCGCCGAGGTCCTGCTGGGCGGGGAGCGACACCTCGCGCTCGTGCCGCCGGTCGCCGGCCAGGTGCGCGCGGCGTGGCCACGGCCCCTGCGCGCCGGGCTGCCCGGGCTCCTCGACGAGCACGCCGGTCGGCGTGTCGTCGCGCTCGCCTCCGGCGACCCGCTCGTCTCCGGGATCGGTACGACGCTGGTCGACCACCTCGGCGCCGACGCGGTGCGGATCGAGCCCGCCGTGTCCTCCGTCGCCCTCGCGCACGCCCGGCTCGGCTGGGCCACCGAGAGCACCGTCGTCGTGAGCGCCGTCGCCCGCGACGTACGCCGTGTGCTGCGGGAGCTGGCCCCCGGCCGTCGTGTCGTGGTGCTGTCGTCGGACGCGGGCACGCCCGCGGACCTCGCCGCCCTGCTGACGATGAGCGGCTGGGGCCCGTCGCGGATGACGGTGCTCGGTGACCTCGGGGCCGACGACGAGTCGCGGCTCGAGGCCACGGCCGCGGCGTGGGCCGACGATCCGCCGGCGTTCCCGGCCCTCACCGTGGTCGCCGTCGAGGCCCGGGCCGACGGCGAGGGAGCCGTCGTGAGCTGGGCGCCCGGCCTGCCCGACGAGGCGTTCGAGAACGACGGCCAGCTCACCAAGCGCGACCTGCGAGCCGCGGCGCTCGCTCGCCTGGCCCCCGCGCCGGGGGGCCTGCTCTGGGACGTCGGTGCCGGCGCCGGCAGCGTGGGCATCGAGTGGATGCGGGCCCACCCCACCTGTCGCACGGTCGCCGTCGAGTCGGACCCCACCCGCGCCGCCCGGGTGCGGCGCAACGCGGGCCGCCTCGGCGTGCCCGACCTCCGCGTCGTCACCGGCCGTGCCCCCGACGCCCTCGTCGACCTGCCGGCACCCGATGCGGTCTTCGTCGGCGGCGGTGCCACCCGTCCCGGCGTGCTGGAGGCGTGCGTGGCGGCCCTGCGACCGGGCGGGAGGCTCGTCGTCCACGGCGTGACGGTGGAGACCGAGGCGCTCCTCGCCCGGTGGTACGGCGCGCTCGGGGGCGAGCTGACCCGCACCAGCGTCGAGACCGCCACCCCCATCGGCTCGTTCCGCGGCTTCACCCCCGCCCGCGCCGTGACCCAGTGGGCCTGGACCACGACCCGGGAGGAGTCCTCGTGA
- a CDS encoding helix-turn-helix domain-containing protein, giving the protein MTRTAAQRRAEEKAAYNAFFAACPSRQLLDRISDKWVVLVLCALGEGGEDGAPRTLRYSELARRIAGVSPKMLTQTLRALEEDGLVTRTVVATVPVTVSYALTDLGSSLHGLTRSLRAWAQDNMGAVLANRATARPASAGGA; this is encoded by the coding sequence ATGACGAGGACCGCAGCGCAACGTCGTGCGGAGGAGAAGGCGGCCTACAACGCGTTCTTCGCCGCCTGCCCGAGCCGCCAGCTGCTCGACCGCATCTCCGACAAGTGGGTGGTGCTCGTGCTGTGCGCCCTGGGGGAGGGGGGTGAGGACGGGGCGCCGCGCACGTTGCGCTACTCCGAGCTCGCGCGCCGCATCGCCGGGGTCAGCCCCAAGATGCTGACGCAGACGCTCCGGGCCCTCGAGGAGGACGGTCTCGTGACGAGGACGGTGGTCGCGACCGTGCCCGTGACCGTCAGCTACGCCCTCACGGACCTCGGGTCCTCCCTCCACGGGCTGACGCGGTCGCTGCGCGCCTGGGCCCAGGACAACATGGGGGCCGTGCTCGCGAACCGCGCGACGGCGCGGCCGGCGTCCGCGGGTGGGGCCTGA
- a CDS encoding oxidoreductase has protein sequence MTTAPTPPGGTWTLGDTRVTRFGYGAMQLAGPGVMGPPADRDGALAVLRAAVDAGITHIDTSDAYGPGVTNALIREALHPYGPDLLIATKVGAHRDASGGWPTARRPEDIRRQVEANLEGLGVDTLGLVNLRMGDATGPQAEPLGEAFEALAGLQQEGLVRHLGVSNVTADQVDEARRIAPVVCVQNLYNLAHRYDDALVDRLAEDGIAYVPFFPLGGFSPLQSTALARVAARLGRTPMAVALAWLLQRSPNILLIPGTSSVAHLHENLAGAAVALTPADVAELDDIGGAATPPVPSA, from the coding sequence ATGACCACCGCCCCCACCCCGCCCGGCGGCACCTGGACCCTGGGCGACACCCGGGTCACCCGCTTCGGCTACGGCGCCATGCAGCTCGCCGGGCCCGGCGTCATGGGTCCGCCGGCCGACCGCGACGGCGCGCTCGCCGTGCTGCGCGCTGCGGTCGACGCCGGCATCACCCACATCGACACGAGCGACGCCTACGGACCGGGCGTGACCAACGCCCTGATCCGCGAGGCCCTGCACCCCTACGGCCCCGACCTGCTCATCGCCACCAAGGTCGGCGCCCACCGCGACGCGTCGGGCGGCTGGCCCACCGCACGCCGGCCCGAGGACATCCGTCGGCAGGTCGAGGCCAACCTCGAGGGCCTCGGCGTCGACACGTTGGGGCTGGTCAACCTGCGGATGGGGGACGCCACCGGGCCGCAGGCCGAGCCACTCGGCGAGGCGTTCGAGGCGCTGGCCGGCCTGCAGCAGGAGGGCCTGGTCCGCCACCTCGGCGTCTCGAACGTGACGGCGGACCAGGTCGACGAGGCGCGCCGCATCGCCCCCGTGGTGTGCGTGCAGAACCTCTACAACCTCGCGCACCGGTACGACGACGCGCTCGTCGACCGGCTCGCGGAGGACGGCATCGCCTACGTGCCGTTCTTCCCGCTCGGGGGGTTCAGCCCGCTGCAGTCGACCGCGCTCGCCCGGGTGGCGGCGCGTCTCGGCCGGACGCCCATGGCGGTGGCGCTGGCCTGGCTCCTCCAGCGCTCCCCTAACATCCTGCTCATCCCGGGGACCTCGTCGGTCGCGCACCTGCACGAGAACCTCGCGGGGGCGGCCGTCGCCCTCACGCCCGCAGACGTCGCCGAGCTCGACGACATCGGCGGTGCCGCTACGCCCCCGGTCCCGTCCGCTTGA
- a CDS encoding precorrin-2 C(20)-methyltransferase, which translates to MSTPAPTPGRFYGVGVGPGDPELVTLKAARLIGAADVVAFHAGRGKQSNARRIAAGLIPPTAVEEELVYPVTTGGTDHPGGYAGAMADFYLESAARLAAHLEAGRDVVLLAEGDPMFYGSYMYMHDALSERFETEVVAGVPAFAAATATIASPLVRQTDVLTILPGTLPETELARRLADTDGAIIMKLGRRFPTVRRALATAGRLEHAVYVERASMDTERHLRVADVDPDSVPYFSLIVVAGDSLQGVGRRTGEAATASPSAEAVPVDAPAEIVVVGLGPGPAHWLTPEASAVLAEVDHVVGYAPYVKRVPHREGLTRHASGNTVEVDRGRLALDLARRGERVAVVSGGDAGVFGMATAVLEAQVAAAAEDATYAAVPVRVVPGVSAVQAVAARAGAPIGGDFAVVSLSDRLKPWEVLERRLRAVAEADLVLGIYNPRSASRPDQLGDALKVLLEVRDAATVVVVGRDVGRDEEELRVTTLGELDPTTVDMKCLLIVGATSTRVDHGRVWTPRTVG; encoded by the coding sequence GTGAGCACCCCGGCCCCCACCCCCGGTCGCTTCTACGGCGTCGGCGTCGGTCCCGGCGACCCCGAGCTGGTCACCCTCAAGGCCGCCCGGCTCATCGGCGCGGCCGACGTCGTCGCCTTCCACGCGGGCCGCGGCAAGCAGTCCAACGCGCGGCGCATCGCCGCGGGGCTGATCCCGCCGACCGCCGTCGAGGAGGAGCTCGTCTACCCGGTGACGACGGGCGGCACCGACCACCCGGGCGGGTACGCCGGGGCGATGGCCGACTTCTACCTGGAGTCGGCCGCGCGCCTGGCCGCCCACCTCGAGGCCGGTCGCGACGTCGTGCTCCTCGCCGAGGGCGACCCGATGTTCTACGGGTCGTACATGTACATGCACGACGCCCTGTCGGAGCGCTTCGAGACCGAGGTCGTCGCCGGCGTGCCGGCCTTCGCCGCCGCCACGGCGACGATCGCCTCGCCCCTGGTGCGGCAGACCGACGTGCTGACGATCCTCCCAGGCACGCTGCCCGAGACGGAGCTCGCGCGGCGCCTGGCCGACACCGACGGGGCGATCATCATGAAGCTCGGTCGGCGCTTCCCCACGGTGCGGCGGGCGCTGGCGACGGCGGGGCGGCTGGAGCACGCGGTCTACGTCGAGCGGGCCTCGATGGACACCGAGCGCCACCTCCGGGTCGCGGACGTCGACCCCGACAGCGTGCCGTACTTCTCGCTCATCGTCGTCGCGGGCGACTCCCTGCAGGGGGTCGGACGGCGCACGGGCGAGGCGGCGACGGCCTCGCCGTCGGCGGAGGCGGTCCCGGTGGACGCTCCCGCCGAGATCGTCGTCGTCGGCCTCGGTCCCGGCCCCGCGCACTGGCTGACGCCCGAGGCCTCCGCGGTGCTCGCCGAGGTGGACCACGTGGTCGGGTACGCGCCGTACGTCAAGCGGGTCCCCCACCGCGAGGGCCTCACCCGGCACGCGAGCGGCAACACCGTCGAGGTCGACCGCGGCCGGCTCGCGCTGGACCTGGCGCGCCGCGGCGAGCGCGTCGCCGTCGTCTCGGGCGGGGACGCCGGGGTCTTCGGCATGGCGACCGCCGTGCTCGAGGCGCAGGTCGCGGCGGCGGCCGAGGACGCGACGTACGCCGCGGTGCCCGTCCGCGTCGTCCCGGGGGTCTCGGCGGTGCAGGCCGTGGCGGCCCGCGCGGGGGCGCCGATCGGCGGAGACTTCGCCGTCGTCAGCCTGTCGGACCGGCTGAAGCCGTGGGAGGTGCTGGAGCGGCGCCTGCGCGCGGTCGCGGAGGCGGACCTGGTGCTCGGGATCTACAACCCGCGCTCGGCCAGCCGTCCCGACCAGCTGGGCGACGCGCTCAAGGTGCTGCTCGAGGTGCGCGACGCCGCCACCGTCGTCGTCGTCGGCCGCGACGTCGGCCGCGACGAGGAGGAGCTGCGCGTGACGACGCTCGGCGAGCTCGACCCGACGACCGTCGACATGAAGTGCCTGCTCATCGTCGGAGCGACGTCGACCCGGGTCGACCACGGCCGCGTCTGGACGCCGCGGACGGTGGGCTGA
- a CDS encoding NAD-dependent epimerase/dehydratase family protein has product MRIVVTGASGFVGRRLVELARAAGHDVVGIGRRRLDAEGYLSVDLGRAHGEEPPPLPWRPEAVVHCAARATPYARRREFEADNITATRTVVDWCARSWGRPRLVHVSSSSVLYHDGDQLDLTEESPVGPPFANDYARTKAASEEVVAEYEGSWVVARPRAVFGPGDTVLFPRILAAAKAGRLPLLTGRATPAVGDVIYVDNLADYLLLLAERDDLGGVYHLTNAEPVEIQAVLTEVVERLGLEPPTRRVSIRSAMRAARVLEALWRVARLPGEPPITPYGVGVLTWSKTFVPDRMLRDLGPPTVSVAEGIEEFVAWQRAEWEREGA; this is encoded by the coding sequence ATGAGGATCGTGGTGACCGGGGCCTCGGGCTTCGTCGGCCGACGGCTGGTGGAGCTCGCTCGCGCGGCGGGGCACGACGTGGTCGGGATCGGCCGACGCCGGCTCGACGCGGAGGGCTACCTGAGCGTCGACCTCGGACGCGCCCACGGCGAGGAGCCTCCGCCCCTGCCGTGGCGGCCGGAGGCCGTGGTGCACTGCGCGGCGCGGGCCACGCCGTACGCCCGCCGTCGGGAGTTCGAGGCCGACAACATCACCGCGACCCGCACGGTCGTCGACTGGTGCGCCCGCTCCTGGGGGCGTCCTCGGCTCGTGCACGTGTCGTCGAGCTCGGTGCTCTACCACGACGGCGACCAGCTGGACCTCACCGAGGAGTCCCCGGTCGGTCCGCCCTTCGCGAACGACTACGCGCGCACGAAGGCGGCGTCGGAGGAGGTCGTGGCGGAGTACGAGGGGTCGTGGGTGGTTGCCCGCCCCCGCGCGGTCTTCGGGCCGGGCGACACGGTGCTGTTCCCCCGCATCCTCGCGGCGGCGAAGGCCGGGCGGCTGCCGCTGCTGACCGGCCGCGCGACCCCCGCGGTCGGTGACGTGATCTACGTCGACAACCTCGCCGACTACCTCCTCCTGCTCGCCGAGCGCGACGACCTGGGGGGCGTCTACCACCTGACGAACGCGGAGCCGGTCGAGATACAGGCGGTGCTCACCGAGGTCGTCGAGCGGCTCGGGCTCGAGCCGCCGACGCGCCGCGTCAGCATCCGGTCCGCGATGCGCGCCGCCCGCGTGCTCGAGGCGCTCTGGAGGGTGGCGCGGCTTCCCGGCGAGCCCCCGATCACGCCGTACGGCGTCGGGGTGCTCACCTGGTCGAAGACGTTCGTGCCCGACAGGATGCTGCGTGACCTCGGCCCGCCGACGGTGTCGGTGGCCGAGGGCATCGAGGAGTTCGTCGCGTGGCAGCGCGCGGAGTGGGAACGGGAGGGCGCGTGA
- a CDS encoding ribbon-helix-helix domain-containing protein, translating into MRTTVNIDAELLGRAKELAARSHRTIGSVLEEALRRHLSEDGATQETTVLPDFDYEGGLQPGVDLYDREVMATLLHDDDRHALS; encoded by the coding sequence ATGCGCACGACGGTGAACATCGACGCCGAGCTGCTGGGTCGGGCGAAGGAGCTGGCGGCCCGCTCGCACCGCACGATCGGGTCCGTGCTCGAGGAGGCTCTGCGTCGCCACCTCTCCGAGGACGGCGCCACGCAGGAGACCACCGTCCTGCCTGACTTCGACTACGAGGGAGGACTGCAGCCGGGCGTGGACCTGTACGACCGCGAGGTCATGGCGACGCTCCTCCACGACGACGACCGCCATGCTCTTTCTTGA
- a CDS encoding PIN domain-containing protein: MLFLDVNVVVGAQRNDDSPHARAMRRWLDGALRGHEAVGVAEQVLASMVRIVTNPRVFVSPSAPAHAAEFADALLGSPAVSVVRPGPRHWTIFADLVSTHRLRGNDVPDAYLAAIALEVGATMVTADRGFTRFGVAVLDPTRDA; this comes from the coding sequence ATGCTCTTTCTTGACGTCAACGTCGTCGTCGGCGCTCAGCGCAACGACGACAGCCCCCATGCCCGCGCCATGCGACGCTGGCTGGACGGCGCGCTCCGTGGCCACGAAGCAGTCGGCGTCGCCGAGCAGGTCCTCGCGTCGATGGTCCGCATCGTCACCAACCCCCGCGTCTTCGTCTCCCCGTCCGCGCCCGCCCACGCGGCCGAGTTCGCCGACGCGCTGCTCGGCTCACCTGCGGTGTCCGTCGTGAGACCCGGTCCGCGGCACTGGACGATCTTCGCCGACCTCGTCTCGACCCACCGGCTCCGTGGCAACGACGTCCCCGACGCCTATCTCGCCGCGATCGCGCTCGAGGTGGGGGCGACGATGGTGACGGCTGACCGCGGGTTCACGCGCTTCGGCGTTGCGGTCCTCGACCCGACGCGAGACGCCTGA
- a CDS encoding MBL fold metallo-hydrolase — MLLTDLLAGQPRVELHLLRVGHCRQLDALAHRDGRRRMIEFPSYAALIRHVDCPELGWTLVDTGYASHFRTATARLPEKLYGALLPVTLPPEEELPGQLAARGIDPGDVRRVVVTHFHGDHVAGLRDYPAARIHCGAAGFRQVRSLSRLAATRHGLLPGLLPDDADSRVATVESATPLLLEGAATLRGWDLLGDRSLVAVDLPGHMPGHVGVLLTAQDGSPVLLAGDAAWSTRAVVEDVPPSRLAGVAFDDWTAALGTLGDLHRLHRAHADAGLLVLPAHCADGYAAWQARADGSAG; from the coding sequence GTGCTACTGACGGACCTGCTCGCCGGCCAGCCGCGGGTCGAGCTGCACCTCCTGCGCGTCGGGCACTGCCGCCAGCTCGACGCGCTCGCGCACCGCGACGGGCGCCGGCGGATGATCGAGTTCCCGTCCTACGCGGCCCTCATCCGTCACGTGGACTGCCCGGAGCTGGGGTGGACCCTCGTCGACACCGGCTACGCATCGCACTTCCGCACTGCGACGGCGCGGCTCCCCGAGAAGCTGTACGGCGCGCTCCTGCCCGTCACGCTGCCGCCCGAGGAGGAGCTCCCCGGCCAGCTCGCCGCCCGCGGGATCGACCCCGGCGACGTCCGCCGGGTCGTCGTGACCCACTTCCACGGCGACCACGTGGCCGGCCTCCGCGACTATCCCGCCGCGCGCATCCACTGCGGGGCGGCCGGCTTCCGGCAGGTGCGGTCCCTCTCGCGACTGGCGGCGACCCGGCACGGCCTGCTGCCCGGGCTCCTGCCCGACGACGCCGACTCCCGCGTCGCGACGGTCGAGTCGGCGACGCCGCTGCTGCTCGAGGGCGCCGCGACCCTGCGCGGCTGGGACCTCCTCGGCGACCGCAGCCTCGTCGCGGTCGACCTGCCCGGCCACATGCCGGGGCACGTCGGGGTGCTCCTGACGGCGCAGGACGGCTCCCCGGTGCTGCTGGCGGGCGACGCCGCGTGGTCCACCCGCGCCGTGGTCGAGGACGTGCCGCCGTCGCGGCTCGCGGGCGTCGCGTTCGACGACTGGACCGCCGCGCTCGGCACGCTCGGCGACCTGCACCGGCTGCACCGCGCCCACGCCGACGCCGGGCTGCTGGTGCTCCCGGCGCACTGCGCGGACGGGTACGCCGCGTGGCAGGCCCGCGCCGACGGGAGCGCCGGCTAG
- a CDS encoding 3-oxoacyl-[acyl-carrier-protein] synthase III C-terminal domain-containing protein translates to MPALGPRSLRILGTGAALPADAVTSAELDDRLGLAPGTVESTTGVRVRYVEKGSAAALGARAARQALAAAELTLDDIDLVVAASGTPDQPLPYNAALLHEELAPPRPLPSFDIGASCLSFLTAVDLVATLVDAGRYERVLVVSSDLASAGLDFADLGASGIFGDGAAAAVLGPAGATGSAVLAAGFETHSSGAHACEIKGGGSRFAPDRVAGEGDYADWCRFRMDGGAALRLAVRHLPPLVARLTAEAGVAVADTVVVPHQASHLGLAWLRQALALGEDQLVDVYAEHGNQVGASLPFALHTAVATGRLQRGDHALLLGTGAGISMGGVLLCY, encoded by the coding sequence GTGCCTGCTCTCGGACCACGCTCGCTCCGCATCCTGGGGACGGGCGCCGCCCTGCCGGCCGACGCGGTGACCAGTGCCGAGCTCGACGACCGTCTCGGCCTCGCGCCGGGAACGGTGGAGTCGACGACGGGCGTGCGGGTGAGGTACGTCGAGAAGGGCTCGGCCGCCGCCCTCGGCGCGCGGGCGGCCCGGCAGGCGCTGGCCGCCGCGGAGCTGACGCTCGACGACATCGACCTCGTGGTGGCAGCCAGCGGCACGCCCGACCAGCCGCTGCCGTACAACGCGGCGCTGCTGCACGAGGAGCTCGCTCCCCCGCGGCCCCTGCCCTCGTTCGACATCGGCGCCAGCTGCCTCAGCTTCCTCACCGCCGTCGACCTCGTCGCGACGCTCGTCGACGCCGGGCGCTACGAGCGGGTGCTCGTCGTCTCCAGCGACCTCGCCTCCGCCGGGCTCGACTTCGCCGACCTGGGCGCGTCGGGCATCTTCGGCGACGGTGCCGCGGCAGCCGTGCTCGGCCCGGCCGGCGCCACCGGCTCGGCCGTGCTGGCCGCCGGGTTCGAGACCCACAGCTCCGGCGCGCACGCCTGCGAGATCAAGGGCGGCGGCTCGCGCTTCGCCCCCGACCGGGTGGCGGGCGAGGGCGACTACGCCGACTGGTGCCGCTTCCGCATGGACGGCGGCGCGGCGCTGCGCCTCGCCGTACGGCACCTGCCGCCGCTCGTCGCGCGCCTCACGGCCGAGGCGGGCGTGGCCGTCGCGGACACCGTCGTCGTGCCCCACCAGGCCAGCCACCTCGGGCTCGCGTGGCTGCGCCAGGCCCTCGCGCTGGGCGAGGACCAGCTCGTCGACGTCTACGCCGAGCACGGCAACCAGGTCGGGGCCTCCCTGCCGTTCGCCCTGCACACCGCGGTCGCGACGGGGCGGCTTCAGCGCGGCGACCACGCGCTGCTGCTGGGCACGGGCGCCGGGATCAGCATGGGCGGCGTGCTGCTGTGCTACTGA
- a CDS encoding TetR/AcrR family transcriptional regulator, whose protein sequence is MEDTATTTVRPSAVRQRILGAARRRFYRDGIRTVSADRLIADAEVSKMTFYRHFRSKDDLVVAYLNEVVAEERAALAEAHRTHPDDPAQVLRAYARRVGALTCTEGFRGCAFLNAAAEYADPAHPVRTVVATHRAWLRGELARILTDLGVTPARVDEAAVQLQMLRDGAMVAGTLDTEPVRVAQRLVDAGASVVRDALRD, encoded by the coding sequence ATGGAGGACACGGCGACGACGACGGTGCGACCCAGCGCCGTCCGGCAGCGGATCCTCGGCGCCGCGCGTCGCCGCTTCTACCGCGACGGCATCCGCACGGTGAGCGCCGACCGGCTCATCGCGGACGCCGAGGTCTCGAAGATGACCTTCTACCGGCACTTCCGGAGCAAGGACGACCTCGTGGTCGCCTACCTCAACGAGGTCGTCGCGGAGGAGCGCGCCGCCCTGGCGGAGGCGCACCGCACCCACCCGGACGACCCCGCACAGGTCCTGCGGGCCTACGCGCGCCGGGTGGGCGCCCTCACCTGCACGGAGGGCTTCCGCGGGTGCGCGTTCCTCAACGCCGCCGCGGAGTACGCCGACCCCGCCCATCCGGTGCGCACCGTGGTCGCGACCCACCGCGCGTGGCTGCGGGGCGAGCTGGCCCGGATCCTCACCGACCTGGGCGTGACGCCGGCGCGGGTGGACGAGGCGGCCGTGCAGCTGCAGATGCTGCGCGACGGCGCGATGGTGGCCGGCACGCTGGACACGGAGCCCGTGCGCGTCGCCCAGCGGCTGGTGGACGCGGGCGCGTCGGTCGTCCGCGACGCGCTGCGGGACTGA